The proteins below are encoded in one region of Peptoniphilus sp. GNH:
- a CDS encoding phage/plasmid primase, P4 family: MLNFNCYDATCIGNKNNCLYPNMVTVVDRDSFIKAISFDHVTAEFQGSYRSKDKFITSNCIPMDCDNDHSDDEKDWVTPFDVALAFPGVCFFASYSRNHMKVKGNKSARPRFHVYFPIEEIKDAGEYSSYKEQLYREFSYFDDNALDAARFIYGIPNPKVELYDGKFSIIEFLQEDEFAKLDENVIESGSRNNTMSHIAGKLIKRFGATDEAHEKFLEQATRCDPPLSDEELSTIWNSAKKFGDKVSNQEGYIQPEQYNLELQLMPEDFSDVGQAIILAREYGDKLRYSPATDFLVYNGCFWEESQPNAQAIAQELTARQLEEAEIEIQKAISEMSKNGAWALIAAMGPKKASVQFNREQARSFEKYEQAETYRKYAIKRRDTKYISAALKEVRPMVQIEQSMLDADEFLLNTPLETINLVTGSKNKHEASDYITKQTTVSPSEVGKEIWDDALNTFFVNDDALISYVQKIVGLASIGKVYVEALIIAYGEGRNGKSTFWNVVSKVLGTYSGNMSADMLTVGCRRNVKPELAEAKGKRLLIAAELEEGMRMNTSNVKQLCSTDEIFAEKKFKSPFSYVPSHTLVLYTNHLPRVGAVDKGTWRRLIVIPFDAKIEGQNDIKNFTEYLYENAGGAILSWIIEGAKQVIADEYHIDPPRRVEDAIKAYRENNDWMNHFLDECCEIDSAFTEKSGELYTAYRAYCLRTGEFTRSAADFYSVLELEGFNKKKTKKGIIVFGIRLKSEFED; the protein is encoded by the coding sequence ATGCTAAATTTTAATTGTTATGATGCTACTTGCATCGGAAATAAGAATAACTGCCTTTATCCTAATATGGTAACAGTTGTTGATAGGGATAGCTTTATAAAAGCTATCTCTTTTGACCATGTTACAGCAGAGTTTCAAGGCAGTTATAGAAGTAAAGATAAGTTCATAACTTCTAATTGCATACCTATGGACTGTGATAATGACCACTCAGATGATGAAAAAGACTGGGTGACACCTTTTGACGTGGCATTAGCCTTTCCTGGAGTATGCTTTTTTGCATCATATAGCAGAAACCATATGAAGGTAAAAGGAAATAAGTCAGCAAGACCAAGATTTCATGTCTATTTTCCAATTGAAGAAATAAAGGATGCTGGAGAATATTCAAGTTACAAAGAACAACTTTATAGAGAGTTCTCATATTTTGATGATAATGCTTTGGATGCTGCCAGATTTATTTATGGCATTCCAAATCCGAAAGTAGAACTTTACGATGGCAAGTTTTCAATTATTGAATTTCTACAAGAAGATGAATTTGCAAAGCTGGATGAAAATGTTATTGAAAGTGGCAGTAGAAATAACACTATGAGCCATATTGCCGGCAAGCTAATAAAAAGGTTCGGTGCAACCGATGAGGCACATGAGAAATTTTTAGAACAGGCAACTAGATGTGATCCTCCTCTATCTGATGAAGAACTCTCAACCATTTGGAATAGTGCTAAAAAATTTGGAGATAAGGTTTCAAACCAAGAAGGATATATACAACCGGAGCAGTACAATCTTGAACTTCAGCTTATGCCAGAAGATTTTTCAGATGTTGGCCAAGCGATAATTTTAGCAAGGGAGTATGGGGATAAACTTCGTTATTCTCCTGCAACAGATTTTCTTGTATATAATGGATGCTTTTGGGAAGAGTCACAGCCTAATGCTCAAGCAATAGCACAAGAGCTGACAGCAAGACAACTTGAAGAGGCGGAGATTGAAATTCAAAAGGCAATAAGTGAGATGAGCAAAAATGGGGCATGGGCACTTATTGCTGCAATGGGTCCAAAGAAAGCAAGTGTCCAGTTTAATAGAGAACAAGCAAGGTCTTTTGAAAAATATGAGCAGGCTGAAACCTATCGTAAGTACGCAATTAAAAGAAGAGATACAAAATATATCTCTGCTGCACTTAAGGAAGTAAGGCCTATGGTTCAAATCGAACAGTCGATGCTTGATGCAGATGAATTCCTATTAAATACACCGCTTGAAACTATAAATCTTGTAACTGGTAGTAAAAACAAACATGAGGCATCTGACTATATTACAAAACAAACAACGGTATCACCTAGTGAAGTTGGTAAAGAAATCTGGGATGATGCACTTAACACTTTCTTCGTAAATGATGATGCCCTTATTTCCTATGTTCAAAAAATAGTGGGACTTGCATCAATAGGAAAGGTTTATGTTGAGGCTCTTATTATCGCATATGGTGAGGGAAGAAATGGTAAGTCTACTTTTTGGAATGTAGTATCAAAGGTGCTTGGAACATATAGTGGGAATATGTCTGCAGATATGTTAACTGTTGGATGTAGAAGAAATGTAAAACCAGAACTTGCTGAGGCAAAGGGTAAAAGACTGCTCATTGCTGCTGAACTTGAAGAGGGTATGCGAATGAATACATCAAATGTAAAGCAGCTTTGTTCTACTGATGAAATCTTTGCAGAAAAGAAGTTCAAATCTCCGTTTAGTTATGTTCCTAGCCATACCCTTGTTTTATACACCAATCACCTGCCACGAGTAGGAGCTGTTGATAAAGGAACCTGGAGAAGATTAATAGTCATTCCTTTTGATGCAAAGATTGAAGGTCAAAACGATATAAAGAACTTTACAGAATATCTATATGAAAATGCTGGTGGTGCGATTCTTTCTTGGATTATCGAGGGAGCAAAGCAGGTTATTGCAGATGAATATCATATTGATCCCCCCAGAAGAGTGGAAGACGCCATAAAAGCATATAGAGAAAACAATGACTGGATGAATCATTTCTTAGATG
- a CDS encoding phage antirepressor KilAC domain-containing protein — protein MKELIKIDYNSERPTVNGRELHESLQIKTAYKDWFPRMCEYGFEEGKDFCSILSESTGGRPATNHQLTIDMAKQLCMIQRTELGQMFRKYFIQIEEQWNSPEAVMARALQFANKKLAVVEKENLKLLNTVALQSQQIAEMKPKVSYYDVVLNCKDLLSMRAIAKDYGKSAQWMNNFLHDLGVQFKQSDIWLLYQKYAEEGYTSTKTHNYLGTDGANHSKVHTYWTQKGRLFIYDLMKQNGIYPLIEQEADHE, from the coding sequence ATGAAAGAGCTAATCAAAATTGACTACAACAGTGAACGTCCTACTGTAAATGGACGAGAATTGCATGAATCTTTACAGATTAAAACAGCCTACAAGGATTGGTTTCCTAGAATGTGTGAGTATGGATTTGAAGAAGGAAAGGACTTTTGCTCAATTTTGAGCGAAAGTACTGGAGGAAGACCAGCTACGAATCATCAGCTGACAATCGATATGGCTAAACAGTTATGTATGATTCAAAGAACTGAATTGGGTCAAATGTTTAGAAAGTATTTCATTCAAATTGAAGAGCAATGGAACTCTCCGGAAGCAGTAATGGCTAGAGCCTTACAATTTGCCAATAAAAAACTGGCGGTTGTTGAAAAGGAAAACTTGAAACTTCTAAATACAGTAGCACTTCAGTCGCAACAAATTGCAGAGATGAAACCAAAGGTTAGTTATTACGATGTTGTCCTTAACTGTAAGGATCTTCTTTCAATGAGAGCAATAGCAAAAGACTATGGGAAATCTGCTCAATGGATGAATAATTTCTTACATGATTTGGGAGTTCAATTCAAGCAGTCAGATATTTGGCTATTGTATCAAAAGTATGCAGAGGAAGGTTATACCAGTACTAAGACTCATAACTATCTTGGAACAGATGGAGCAAATCATTCTAAGGTTCATACTTACTGGACTCAAAAGGGAAGACTATTTATCTATGACCTAATGAAACAAAACGGAATCTATCCACTTATTGAACAGGAGGCAGACCATGAGTAA
- a CDS encoding AAA family ATPase gives MNGFIIKRLTVSGGGHSPSTIDFSDRVNLIIGPSNTGKSLIMDCIDYVFGFTPKSDKPSKIVDNNNGYTHIELLLDSDNGSLTLKREIGSTKIEVISGISNIDCGFYSADHKAKKNISDILLYLIGIDTTHKVLASQAGKTQKLTWRTILHLFLMKQKDIDRETSALLMPDQRGRTPSASALLFLLTGLDANDVKKQEDPTISKAKREAIIMYIRSKKDQLIAKKESIEKKLPNHDVQDSKRLVDSLQAEISILQEQLNEANDKGKELLNDLYNNNSLLSETNTLLRNFESLNNQYKSDIRRLEFIIDGQTASIDITPHKNCPFCNNELKNPPKKDYIESAVSELNNLKSHLVNLEIAQSSALKKKEIVEKKIIELEKSKADLDDYINSSLKPKLDTFNEELNKHLKIMQMHFELASLKEIETEFGTDLFIQETKEDEAINKYNIFSQFDLQLIQAFEEKLKYALEKSKIGGASSARLNMKSFDIEIDNINKASSMGGGYCAILNALVSYSMHSFILEINGYSPNFFAIDSALTQLSEAEYVEAINSVKRGFLEFILKQNHNRQIIMIEQKDELPFIPEHCPDKGINVIEFTRNPNSGRYGFLNDVVNAEHK, from the coding sequence ATGAATGGATTCATAATAAAACGATTAACAGTATCTGGAGGAGGCCATTCTCCTTCTACTATTGATTTTTCAGACAGAGTTAATTTAATCATAGGCCCATCTAATACAGGTAAAAGTTTAATCATGGACTGTATTGATTATGTTTTTGGATTTACACCTAAGTCAGATAAACCATCAAAAATTGTAGATAACAATAACGGATATACTCATATTGAATTGTTACTGGATTCGGATAATGGTAGTCTAACACTTAAAAGAGAAATTGGTTCTACCAAAATTGAAGTTATCAGTGGTATATCAAATATTGATTGTGGATTTTATAGCGCTGATCACAAAGCAAAGAAAAACATTAGTGATATTTTACTTTATTTAATAGGTATTGATACAACTCATAAAGTATTAGCATCTCAAGCAGGTAAAACTCAAAAATTAACTTGGAGAACTATATTACATCTATTCCTTATGAAACAAAAGGATATTGATAGAGAGACTTCTGCTCTTTTAATGCCCGATCAAAGAGGTAGAACTCCATCAGCTTCTGCCCTTCTATTTCTATTAACAGGATTAGATGCCAATGATGTAAAAAAACAAGAAGACCCTACTATAAGCAAGGCCAAACGTGAAGCAATAATTATGTATATTCGTTCCAAAAAGGATCAACTAATTGCTAAAAAGGAATCTATAGAAAAGAAACTACCCAATCATGATGTACAAGATTCAAAACGACTAGTTGATTCTCTGCAAGCAGAGATAAGTATTCTTCAAGAACAATTAAATGAAGCAAATGATAAAGGTAAAGAATTACTAAATGACTTGTACAATAATAACTCATTACTTTCTGAAACTAATACATTACTCAGAAACTTTGAGTCATTAAATAACCAGTATAAATCAGATATACGAAGGTTGGAGTTTATTATAGATGGTCAAACTGCATCTATAGACATAACACCTCATAAAAACTGTCCTTTCTGCAATAATGAATTAAAAAATCCTCCTAAAAAGGATTACATTGAATCTGCTGTTTCAGAATTAAACAATCTAAAATCGCACCTTGTTAATCTGGAAATTGCACAGAGCAGTGCTTTAAAGAAAAAAGAAATTGTTGAAAAGAAAATTATTGAATTAGAAAAATCAAAAGCTGATTTGGATGATTATATTAACTCTTCTTTAAAACCGAAATTAGATACCTTTAATGAAGAACTAAATAAACATCTAAAAATAATGCAAATGCATTTTGAATTAGCTTCATTAAAGGAGATTGAAACTGAATTTGGTACAGATTTATTTATTCAAGAAACTAAAGAAGATGAAGCAATCAACAAGTACAACATATTTAGTCAATTTGACCTTCAGTTAATACAAGCATTTGAAGAAAAATTAAAATACGCTCTAGAAAAATCAAAAATTGGAGGCGCTTCTTCAGCTAGACTTAACATGAAATCATTCGACATTGAAATTGATAATATAAACAAAGCTTCTAGTATGGGTGGTGGATACTGTGCAATACTAAATGCTTTAGTATCCTATTCAATGCATAGCTTCATATTAGAAATAAATGGGTACTCCCCTAACTTCTTTGCAATTGACTCTGCCTTAACTCAATTATCTGAAGCAGAATACGTGGAAGCAATTAACTCAGTTAAGCGAGGTTTCCTAGAATTTATTCTCAAACAGAATCATAATAGACAAATAATTATGATTGAACAGAAGGATGAGTTACCTTTCATACCAGAGCATTGTCCTGATAAAGGCATCAATGTAATAGAATTTACAAGAAATCCAAACTCTGGGAGATATGGTTTTCTTAATGACGTTGTAAACGCTGAACATAAATAG
- a CDS encoding helix-turn-helix transcriptional regulator: MKITYEKLWHILLTKNMTREDLRIQSGVSSNTIAKLGRGDNLTTDVLLKICKVLKCGIEDILETKFIDEEDEQ, translated from the coding sequence ATGAAAATAACTTACGAAAAACTATGGCACATACTACTAACTAAAAACATGACACGTGAAGATTTAAGAATACAAAGTGGCGTTAGTTCTAACACAATTGCAAAACTAGGTCGTGGAGATAATCTAACAACAGATGTTTTACTAAAAATATGTAAAGTTCTTAAATGTGGCATTGAAGATATTTTAGAAACAAAGTTTATAGATGAGGAAGATGAACAGTAA
- a CDS encoding DNA cytosine methyltransferase, with amino-acid sequence MDKIQAISLFSGAGGMDVGFENAGVSVLLANEIVSDASETYRANHPHTRIINDDINNIINTLDKYYGIDLVFGGPPCQGFSVAGKMNPSDERSKLIFTFLDAVNKVQPKMFVMENVKALGKLDKWSSVRTKFLDKAKAMGYRCELYILNAIEYGVPQKRERVFFIGIKDCKDDNFEFNIRNLLQKQKNQAPFIRETLKDLGKAGTKVNPNTCTAKITFATKPIMRKSPYAGMYFNGQGRPINVDEYSNTLPASMGGNKTPFVDEDYLYGNSESDWVVNYHKGLMEGTIEPEFVEAPKRLRRITIKEAARIQTFPDDYIFCGNKGKIYTQIGNAVPCKLAEAVAKAIMEYFKKYC; translated from the coding sequence GTGGATAAAATTCAAGCGATTTCGTTATTTAGCGGTGCAGGAGGAATGGATGTAGGATTTGAGAATGCAGGAGTGTCTGTGTTACTGGCTAATGAAATTGTAAGTGATGCTAGTGAAACATATCGTGCCAATCATCCACATACAAGGATTATTAACGATGATATTAACAACATAATTAATACTTTAGATAAGTATTATGGGATTGATCTTGTTTTTGGTGGACCGCCGTGCCAAGGGTTTTCAGTGGCGGGGAAAATGAATCCTTCTGATGAGAGGAGTAAGTTAATTTTTACTTTTTTGGATGCCGTAAATAAAGTACAACCTAAAATGTTTGTAATGGAGAATGTTAAAGCTTTAGGTAAGTTAGACAAATGGAGTTCGGTTAGAACAAAATTTTTAGATAAAGCCAAAGCAATGGGGTATAGATGTGAGCTTTATATTTTAAATGCAATTGAATATGGGGTGCCTCAAAAACGTGAAAGAGTGTTCTTCATAGGAATAAAAGATTGTAAAGATGATAATTTTGAATTTAATATTCGAAATCTTTTACAGAAACAAAAAAATCAAGCTCCTTTCATAAGGGAAACTCTAAAGGATCTTGGTAAAGCAGGAACTAAGGTTAATCCAAATACTTGTACGGCAAAAATTACTTTTGCTACTAAGCCGATTATGAGAAAATCTCCATATGCAGGTATGTATTTTAATGGTCAGGGAAGACCTATAAATGTTGATGAATATTCGAATACACTCCCTGCCTCAATGGGAGGAAACAAAACCCCTTTTGTAGATGAAGACTATTTATATGGAAACTCGGAAAGTGATTGGGTAGTAAATTATCATAAAGGGCTTATGGAAGGAACTATAGAACCTGAATTTGTGGAAGCTCCCAAAAGATTGAGAAGAATTACGATCAAAGAAGCTGCTAGAATACAAACATTCCCAGATGATTATATTTTTTGTGGAAACAAAGGTAAGATTTATACTCAAATTGGTAATGCGGTTCCTTGTAAATTAGCTGAAGCTGTCGCCAAAGCGATAATGGAGTATTTTAAAAAATATTGCTAG
- a CDS encoding sucrose-6-phosphate hydrolase has protein sequence MKGKCIFLDTYVLQQDMRIRLPKAVLSNLNIQKGKTKFDIYLDSESECLLLKIHDEDGEN, from the coding sequence ATGAAGGGGAAATGTATATTTTTAGATACATATGTCTTACAGCAGGATATGCGAATAAGGTTACCTAAAGCAGTTTTATCCAATTTGAATATTCAAAAAGGAAAAACAAAGTTTGATATATATTTAGATTCAGAAAGTGAATGTTTATTGCTAAAAATACATGATGAGGATGGTGAAAATTAG
- the rlmD gene encoding 23S rRNA (uracil(1939)-C(5))-methyltransferase RlmD: protein MEKLELEIIDYTHDGLGLGRDQNKVVFLDEGVIGDKVIYETLKEKKSFKRGRVLEIKKPSVFRHPSPCPYFENCGGCSFLNVDEKVINNWKEKRIEKNLSSLADDTTKKGKLIKENSLYYRNNIQLKVQNGQLGYYSKKTNKLVKIDKCLLAKKEINEIITLLIKQDLRGLKNIYIRQNYKNDIMLILEGERISNKIIASICEKVISLYEKKNNEFKLIYGKSYLEEKIGEIKFKLGPGSFFQINHQVMNKIYELAIEKLDLKKEDKLLDLYCGIGTMTLIGAQKCKEALGIEYVEEAVCLARENAEENKIENTSFIAGKVEDLLNKIKDFNKVLVDPPRKGMDRKVIEKLLDLQPEKIVYVSCNVDTQKRDLEILKEKYKISYIQAADMFPMTPHVESVVLMTKVAPTK, encoded by the coding sequence TTGGAAAAGCTTGAGCTTGAAATAATAGACTATACTCACGACGGACTAGGACTCGGAAGAGACCAAAACAAGGTTGTCTTTTTAGACGAAGGGGTCATAGGCGACAAGGTTATCTATGAGACATTAAAAGAAAAGAAATCTTTCAAAAGAGGGCGTGTTTTAGAAATAAAAAAGCCCTCTGTTTTTAGGCACCCATCTCCCTGCCCCTATTTTGAAAACTGCGGTGGCTGCAGCTTTTTAAATGTGGACGAAAAAGTAATAAATAATTGGAAAGAAAAAAGGATAGAAAAAAATTTATCCAGTCTAGCAGACGACACCACCAAAAAAGGAAAACTCATAAAAGAAAACAGCCTTTATTACAGAAATAACATTCAGCTAAAAGTACAAAATGGACAGCTTGGTTACTATTCAAAAAAAACCAACAAGCTAGTTAAAATAGACAAATGTTTGTTGGCAAAAAAAGAAATAAACGAAATAATAACCCTACTTATAAAACAAGATCTAAGAGGATTAAAAAACATCTATATAAGGCAAAACTATAAAAATGATATTATGCTCATCCTAGAAGGCGAAAGAATAAGCAATAAAATAATAGCAAGCATTTGCGAAAAAGTGATAAGCCTCTACGAAAAAAAGAATAATGAATTCAAGCTAATCTATGGGAAATCCTACTTAGAAGAAAAAATTGGAGAAATAAAATTCAAATTAGGACCAGGCTCCTTCTTTCAAATAAATCATCAAGTGATGAATAAAATCTACGAACTAGCAATAGAAAAACTAGACCTGAAAAAAGAAGACAAACTCTTAGATCTCTATTGTGGAATAGGCACTATGACCCTAATAGGCGCCCAAAAATGTAAAGAAGCCCTGGGGATAGAATATGTAGAAGAAGCAGTTTGCTTGGCAAGAGAAAATGCAGAAGAAAATAAAATAGAAAATACAAGCTTCATAGCAGGAAAAGTCGAAGACCTTCTAAATAAAATAAAAGACTTCAACAAAGTCCTAGTAGACCCACCGAGAAAAGGCATGGACAGAAAAGTCATAGAAAAACTTTTAGATTTGCAGCCCGAAAAAATAGTCTACGTCTCCTGCAACGTTGACACCCAAAAGAGAGACTTAGAAATATTAAAAGAAAAATATAAAATAAGTTATATCCAAGCAGCAGATATGTTCCCTATGACCCCACATGTTGAGAGTGTCGTATTGATGACAAAGGTTGCACCCACTAAGTAA
- a CDS encoding S1-like domain-containing RNA-binding protein, with product MKLGKIQKLKVLKKENGRAILEDEKEKIALTREESKNVREGQTLEVFVYNDKEGFSATLKKPLAEVGELKKLTLVAKSKYGYFVDIGIDKDIFLPFKEAVGRPIEGESYLLYLYEDRSKRICATMNIKKHLSVESPYKVNDNVEGLIYGIDHKIGAFVAVDGKYDGLILQREIKGIHRVGEEVRARVQRILQDGKLTLTFREKAYKQMGIDAEMLLDLIKENKGILELSDKSSPEEILEETGLSKKAFKRALGNLYKEKLVRLEDDRVIFIGKA from the coding sequence ATGAAACTGGGGAAAATACAAAAGCTAAAAGTCTTAAAAAAAGAAAATGGCAGAGCAATTTTAGAAGATGAAAAAGAAAAAATTGCCCTGACAAGAGAAGAATCCAAAAATGTAAGAGAAGGACAGACCTTGGAAGTCTTTGTTTACAATGACAAAGAGGGATTTTCTGCAACTCTAAAAAAACCCTTGGCAGAAGTTGGAGAATTAAAAAAATTAACCCTAGTTGCCAAGTCTAAATACGGTTATTTTGTAGATATAGGAATAGATAAAGATATCTTTTTACCATTCAAAGAAGCTGTTGGTAGACCGATAGAAGGAGAATCCTATCTACTCTATTTATATGAAGATAGATCCAAAAGAATCTGTGCCACTATGAATATCAAAAAACATCTCTCGGTCGAATCTCCCTACAAGGTAAATGACAATGTAGAAGGATTAATCTATGGTATAGACCACAAGATAGGAGCATTTGTAGCAGTTGATGGTAAGTATGACGGCTTGATTTTACAAAGAGAAATAAAAGGAATCCACAGAGTAGGAGAAGAAGTAAGGGCCAGAGTCCAACGCATACTGCAAGATGGAAAATTGACCCTTACCTTTAGAGAAAAAGCCTATAAACAAATGGGCATAGACGCCGAAATGCTTTTAGATTTGATAAAAGAAAATAAGGGCATATTGGAACTATCGGACAAGTCCAGTCCAGAGGAAATTTTAGAAGAAACCGGACTTTCAAAAAAGGCTTTCAAAAGGGCACTTGGAAATCTTTACAAAGAAAAATTAGTAAGACTAGAAGATGACAGGGTGATTTTTATTGGAAAAGCTTGA
- a CDS encoding VanW family protein, with protein sequence MKKKRKKTKKLYYILPLVCLIFVILVSLISMGIYIGKKSGDKIFRGISVGGVDISELKKDKAREKLEEEFLKNLDQKFLLFFNGDEVYKISYANLGYTINLDELIEKAYAIGREGNIIKNIIKIGSLPVDRENLRVEENFDKEKLEKNLKELEEKINRSPKNAILVYENGQIKIIDSVEGRRLDLEKTRQEVIDYLSVKKRIELPIEVEKAEVTSDDFKDINGLLGEFTTQYSKSGSGRKHNIALAASRMSNFIIKPGQEVSFNDHLGDISKETGYEDAGIIVNGEFDKGVGGGVCQVSTTFYNALLRADVKVTERSSHSLPVGYVPMGTDAAISTGYKDLKFKNNYPTNIYVLATTDGDYLNFKIFGDSSKKDYEIRLRPVEVESIDPAIKEEKSDELYEGEQEVKKKGSKGYRYETYKQVVKDDKILKEEKISKSYYIPQDELVLVGTKKREEQTEQIPNEKNKNELKEKSAEKSKKTSSKKDKKEEKQSNKKQVKRKKTAR encoded by the coding sequence ATGAAAAAGAAAAGAAAAAAAACTAAAAAACTTTATTACATCTTGCCGCTTGTATGTCTTATTTTTGTAATTCTAGTAAGCCTTATAAGCATGGGCATATATATTGGCAAAAAATCTGGCGACAAAATCTTTAGAGGCATTTCTGTTGGTGGAGTAGACATTTCAGAACTAAAAAAAGACAAGGCCAGAGAAAAACTTGAAGAGGAGTTTTTAAAAAACTTGGATCAGAAATTTCTCTTGTTTTTTAATGGAGACGAGGTCTACAAAATTTCCTATGCAAATCTGGGCTACACAATCAATCTCGATGAGCTAATAGAAAAAGCCTATGCCATAGGCAGAGAAGGAAATATAATTAAAAACATAATAAAGATAGGCTCTTTACCAGTGGATAGAGAAAATTTGCGGGTGGAAGAAAATTTTGACAAAGAAAAGCTTGAAAAAAATCTAAAAGAGCTTGAAGAAAAAATAAACAGAAGCCCTAAAAATGCCATCCTTGTATATGAAAATGGCCAAATAAAAATAATAGACTCTGTAGAAGGAAGGCGCCTTGATTTAGAAAAGACGAGACAAGAAGTAATAGATTATCTTTCAGTAAAAAAGCGGATAGAACTTCCAATTGAAGTTGAAAAGGCTGAAGTAACAAGCGATGACTTCAAAGATATAAATGGGCTTTTAGGAGAATTTACAACTCAATATAGCAAAAGCGGCTCTGGCAGAAAGCACAATATAGCCTTGGCAGCATCTAGAATGTCCAACTTCATCATAAAACCGGGTCAGGAAGTGTCCTTCAATGACCACTTGGGAGACATATCAAAAGAAACTGGCTATGAAGATGCCGGTATAATTGTAAATGGAGAATTCGACAAGGGAGTCGGAGGAGGAGTCTGCCAAGTATCAACTACATTTTATAATGCTCTTTTAAGGGCGGATGTAAAAGTTACTGAAAGATCTAGTCACTCTCTGCCAGTTGGATATGTTCCCATGGGGACAGATGCAGCCATATCAACTGGTTACAAGGACTTGAAATTTAAAAACAACTATCCAACTAATATCTATGTATTAGCTACGACAGACGGAGATTATTTGAATTTTAAAATTTTTGGAGACAGCAGTAAAAAAGACTATGAAATAAGACTAAGACCGGTAGAAGTTGAGAGTATAGATCCAGCCATAAAAGAAGAAAAGTCTGATGAGCTTTATGAAGGAGAGCAAGAGGTAAAGAAAAAAGGCAGCAAGGGCTATCGCTATGAAACCTACAAGCAAGTAGTAAAAGATGACAAGATATTGAAGGAAGAAAAAATCTCCAAATCCTATTATATACCGCAGGATGAGCTAGTTTTGGTAGGCACCAAAAAAAGAGAAGAACAAACAGAACAGATTCCTAATGAGAAAAATAAGAATGAGTTAAAAGAAAAAAGTGCCGAAAAATCTAAAAAAACAAGCTCTAAAAAAGATAAGAAGGAAGAAAAACAATCAAATAAAAAACAAGTGAAGAGAAAAAAGACCGCGCGATAG
- the nth gene encoding endonuclease III, whose amino-acid sequence MAKLSKKKVVEVLDILDRTYPDAKCELNHKNAFELLIATILSAQCTDIRVNQVTEGLFQECKSPEDFINLGIEGIEKRIYSLGFYRNKAKSIMGTSLALKDMAEIPKTIEGLMKLPGVGKKTANVVASNCFGVPAIAVDTHVFRVSNRIGLAEAKNVEDTEMQLQKQIPKKRWTQAHHTLIFHGRRICSSRSPKCEICPINEYCKYYEKMK is encoded by the coding sequence ATGGCAAAGCTTTCAAAAAAGAAAGTTGTAGAGGTCTTGGACATCTTAGATAGGACTTATCCCGATGCTAAATGTGAGCTCAATCATAAAAATGCCTTCGAGCTTTTGATTGCAACGATACTTTCTGCCCAATGCACCGATATAAGAGTCAACCAAGTCACAGAAGGTCTTTTTCAAGAGTGTAAATCGCCAGAGGATTTTATAAATCTTGGGATTGAAGGTATAGAAAAGAGGATATACTCTCTTGGATTTTATAGAAACAAGGCCAAGTCTATCATGGGCACATCTCTTGCTTTAAAAGATATGGCTGAGATTCCAAAGACAATAGAAGGACTTATGAAATTGCCAGGCGTTGGCAAAAAGACTGCCAATGTCGTTGCCAGCAATTGCTTTGGAGTACCGGCGATTGCAGTCGACACACATGTGTTTAGAGTATCTAATAGAATAGGCTTGGCAGAAGCCAAAAATGTAGAGGATACAGAAATGCAACTGCAAAAACAGATTCCAAAAAAAAGGTGGACTCAGGCGCATCACACCTTGATTTTTCATGGTAGGAGAATTTGCTCTTCTAGAAGCCCCAAGTGCGAAATATGTCCAATAAATGAATATTGTAAGTATTATGAGAAGATGAAATGA
- a CDS encoding DUF503 domain-containing protein, whose product MTKGDKLLVGVCELSLMIYESYSLKKKRSVIKSLLSKLSNKFNISVCESGDNDDKSFARIGIAVVGNSKAFLNDCIDAVIDFSDCQDEFEIIDIYREVY is encoded by the coding sequence ATGACAAAAGGTGATAAATTGCTGGTAGGTGTATGTGAACTTAGCCTTATGATATATGAGTCTTATTCTCTTAAAAAGAAAAGATCCGTAATAAAGAGCTTGCTTTCAAAACTTAGTAATAAATTTAATATTTCTGTGTGTGAATCGGGAGATAATGATGACAAGTCTTTTGCTCGTATTGGGATAGCTGTTGTCGGCAATTCTAAGGCTTTTTTAAATGACTGTATAGATGCTGTGATAGATTTTTCGGACTGCCAAGATGAATTTGAAATCATAGATATTTACAGGGAGGTGTATTGA